The Solea senegalensis isolate Sse05_10M linkage group LG9, IFAPA_SoseM_1, whole genome shotgun sequence genome has a segment encoding these proteins:
- the rundc3b gene encoding RUN domain-containing protein 3B: MASLSVGLHVIRKRGIGRSAAVERRNLLTVCRFSVKTLLDRSCFETIDDSFPEFINFVSILEHIFNHRLKGQTTWFGYESPRSFWDYIKAACSKVPHNCIRSIESMENVRSSRAKGRAWIRVVLMEKRLSEYLSSALRDLKTTRRCYEEGAVMLGEEAGLLADTLIGLNTVDFSFCLKGDGLDSSSPTVIDYTPYLKFTQSTDSISSDEEEMRTLGSSGSESSSPDKTATAASIFTEQSNLVNKCKRFEQKYRTALEQKGYLEELVRLREAQLSEAMSHNKALQQNLADAHLSHTLEKEQLEYIILELQDQLTVMKNNDLRSRQELTAHLTNQWPSPVVLDANAVALDTLLYRKSTGQWEEKSFQSLEQLSADISLSQSSLEPSHTLSVEARTVGAQWRRRDKEETPSLRGLCGSLTSVTSYKSLASLKSSECLASPATEISSPGITPS, encoded by the exons ATGGCGTCGCTCAGCGTGGGTCTGCATGTCATCCGAAAGCGGGGAATAGGCAGGAGCGCCGCGGTGGAGAGGAGGAACCTGCTGACGGTGTGCAG GTTTTCAGTGAAGACTCTGCTCGACCGCTCCTGTTTTGAGACGATAGATGACTCCTTTCCTGAATTCATCAACTTTGTGTCCATCCTTGAGCACATATTCAATCATCGACTcaaag GTCAGACAACATGGTTTGGCTATGAGAGTCCTCGCAGTTTCTGGGATTACATAAAAGCAGCCTGCAGTAAAGTCCCTCATAATTGCATCCGGAGCATTGAGAGCATGGAAAATGTGCGGTCATCAAGAGCAAAG GGCAGGGCATGGATCAGAGTGGTGCTGATGGAGAAAAGACTCTCAGAATACCTCTCATCTGCTCTGAGGGACCTCAAAACCACCAG GAGGTGTTACGAGGAAGGCGCAGTCATGCTGGGAGAGGAGGCGGGGCTTTTAGCAGACACACTGATCGGACTGAACACCGTCGACTTCAG CTTCTGTCTGAAAGGTGACGGCCTGGACAGCAGCAGCCCCACTGTCATCGACTACACACCGTACCTCAAGTTCACTCAGAG CACAGACAGCATCAgcagtgatgaggaggagatgaggactCTGGGGAGCAGCGGCAGTGAGAGCAGCTCCCCGGACAAAACagccaccgctgcctccatcttcACTGAGCAGAGCAACTTGGTCAACAAGTGTAAACGCTTTGAGCAGAAGTATCGAACGGCGCTGGAGCAGAAG GGCTACTTGGAAGAGCTGGTGCGTCTACGGGAAGCCCAGCTGTCGGAGGCCATGTCTCATAACAAAGCTCTTCAGCAGAACCTAGCAGACGcacacctgtcacacacactagAGAAGGAACAGCTTGAGTACATCATACTGGAACTGCAGGACCAGCT gACAGTGATGAAGAACAATGATTTGCGGTCCAGACAGGAGTTGACAGCCcatctgaccaatcagtggccatcTCCTGTTGTCCTGGATGCCAACGCTGTTGCCTTGGACACGCTGCTGTACAGGAAAAGCACTGGACAGTGGGAGGA GAAGAGTTTCCAGAGTCTGGAGCAGTTGTCTGCAGACATAAGCCTCTCCCAGAGTTCTCTCgaaccatcacacacactgagtgtggAGGCCAGGACTGTTGGTGCACAGTGGCGCCGCAGGG ATAAAGAGGAGACCCCGTCTTTAAGAGGTCTGTGTGGGTCACTGACCTCCGTCACCAGCTACAAGTCTCTGGCCAGCCTGAAGTCCAGCGAGTGTTTGGCCAGTCCTGCAACGGAAATCAGTAGTCCAGGAATCACCCCTTCATGA